A window of Bactrocera dorsalis isolate Fly_Bdor chromosome 4, ASM2337382v1, whole genome shotgun sequence genomic DNA:
CGTACTGTTCAAGCGCGACTCGTATCAGATACTGGAGAGGAGGCAGGTCCTCCAATCGATTTACCTCTTACAGTCACCGTGGAGCAGCTGGGTCTTATTTGTAATgcgttattaaaaaatgatGAACCGACACCATACCTATTCTTTGTGGGAGAAGAAGAGATTAAAAAAACTCTTAACAGCGCATTGGATTTAAATTCAATAGACACTGAAAATGTAATCAAAATTGTATATCAACCGCAGGCTGTGTTTAAAGTTCGACCAGTAACACGATGTACAAGCTCAATGCCAGGTCATGCAGAAGCTGTaatttcaattagttttagCCCAGACGGCGAACATTTAGCTAGTGGATCAGGTGACACAACAGTGAGATTATGGGATTTGACAACCGAAACACCACATCACACATGTGCGATACACAAACAATGGGTTATGTGTGTTGCTTGGTCGCCTGATGGAAAGAAGTTAGCAAGCGCTTGTAAAGCcggaaatattatattatgggACCCAACGAATGGCAAACAAATCGGTCGAACATTAGTCGGTCATAAGAAATGGATAAACTGTTTGAGCTGGGAACCATATCATCAGAATCCCGATTGTCGACGATTAGCCAGTGCCGGTACGGATGGAGATTGCCGTATTTGGGACACTGTGTTGGGACATTGCATTCTAAATATATCAGGACACTCTAGTTCAGTAACCGCTGTACGATGGGGTGGATCTGGACTTATTTACACTTCGTCTAAGGATCGTACAGTAAAGATGTGGCGAGCAGATGATGGAATACTGTGCCGAACATTTTCTGGGCATGCTCATTGGGTAAATAATATTGCGCTGAATACGGATTACGTTTTACGAACGGGACCGTTCCATCCGATAACTGATCGTAAAAAGAAATATTCAGAAATTGAAAGTAAGTATGAAATCAATaagttaaaaaacttaaatgagTGCaaccatatatttttagagAATGAATTGAAAGAAATGGCTTTACGAAGATACAATGAAGTTTGCCCCGATGGTGTTGAATCATTAGTATCGTGTTCCGATGATTTCACGCTTTATCTTTGGCgttcaaatcaaaataaatgtgTAGAACGAATGACGGGTCATCAAAATGTGGTCAATGACGTTAAATACTCACCTGATGTGAAGCTCATTGCATCTGCCTCTTTCGACAAGTCTATTCGCCTATGGCGTGCTCAAGATGGCAAATTTATAACTACATTCAGAGGGCATGTTCAGGCTGCTTATACACTGGCATGGTCAGCAGACTCACGTTTGCTGGTGAGTGGTAGTAAAGATTCAACTCTGAAAGTATGGAGCGTTCAAACGAAAAAATTGGCACAAGAATTGCCGGGTCATGCAGATGAGGTTTTCGCTGTGGATTGGGCTCCGGACGGGACACGAGTGGCATCTGGTGGCAAGGATAAGGTGGTGAAATTGTAAGTTTAAGGAAAACTTACTGGCAAACAGTAACAGTTTTTCGTTGAATGCAtactttattattgttattttagactttataaatttttattatttttttttacagatggGCTTATTAGGATACATCCAGAGGA
This region includes:
- the LOC105234052 gene encoding protein Notchless; the protein is MSKRQKIEEVSEVDDGRTVQARLVSDTGEEAGPPIDLPLTVTVEQLGLICNALLKNDEPTPYLFFVGEEEIKKTLNSALDLNSIDTENVIKIVYQPQAVFKVRPVTRCTSSMPGHAEAVISISFSPDGEHLASGSGDTTVRLWDLTTETPHHTCAIHKQWVMCVAWSPDGKKLASACKAGNIILWDPTNGKQIGRTLVGHKKWINCLSWEPYHQNPDCRRLASAGTDGDCRIWDTVLGHCILNISGHSSSVTAVRWGGSGLIYTSSKDRTVKMWRADDGILCRTFSGHAHWVNNIALNTDYVLRTGPFHPITDRKKKYSEIEKNELKEMALRRYNEVCPDGVESLVSCSDDFTLYLWRSNQNKCVERMTGHQNVVNDVKYSPDVKLIASASFDKSIRLWRAQDGKFITTFRGHVQAAYTLAWSADSRLLVSGSKDSTLKVWSVQTKKLAQELPGHADEVFAVDWAPDGTRVASGGKDKVVKLWAY